The sequence GGAGGCCGAGGTCCATCGTGTGCACCTCGCCGAACGTGATCCCGTAGCTTTTGGTCAGCGCCGGATATCCGTCGGTGCGCTGCTCGAACTCGTAACCGAAGGCCGCGCGCCAGGTTTTTGCCGCAGCTGCCGCCTCCGAGATCGTATGCGGTGCGGCATCGCTGCGCACGACGAGAGCGAAGCTGTTGTCGAAGCCGAGGACCGGCGTCCACACGAGATCGCTTTCGGAGTACGCGGCGCGCACGCGGCGCAGCACGTCTTCGGGAGCCAGCGGCGCGGCGCCGGGCGCCGGAGCCTGCTTGAGGATCGCGCCGAGCGCGGTGCCCGTGTATTCGACGTAAACGTCGATCTGTCCGGAGCGCAGCGCACTGTCGCAGACGAAGGTGCCGCCGAGGTCGAGCTTTCGATCGACGCTCATGCCGGCGGCTTCGATCCTTTGTGCGACGATCTCGCCGAGGATGCGCTGCTCGGTGAAATTCTTGCTGCCGACGACGACGGGCGCATCGGCCTTGTGGCAGCCGGCGAACATCGCCAGCGCGACGGTCGCAACCAGCGGGGCAAGAGCGCACAGGCTCACCGCGGGATCCTCAGCTTGCGCTCGATCGCACCGAGGCCGGCGTCGGCGGCCAGCGCGAGCAGGGCCGCCGGTACGGCGCCCGCGAGAATGGTTTTGTCGTCGAGCATC is a genomic window of Candidatus Binatia bacterium containing:
- a CDS encoding glycine betaine ABC transporter substrate-binding protein, whose translation is MSLCALAPLVATVALAMFAGCHKADAPVVVGSKNFTEQRILGEIVAQRIEAAGMSVDRKLDLGGTFVCDSALRSGQIDVYVEYTGTALGAILKQAPAPGAAPLAPEDVLRRVRAAYSESDLVWTPVLGFDNSFALVVRSDAAPHTISEAAAAAKTWRAAFGYEFEQRTDGYPALTKSYGITFGEVHTMDLGLLYQALTGGQADVVVGSATDAAIRRFGLRVLDDDKHAFLPYDAGPVVRRAALDAHPTLEPVLESLGGHFDVELMRRLNEEVDGKGRSPADVVRELYQAGH